Proteins found in one Seonamhaeicola sp. S2-3 genomic segment:
- a CDS encoding GntR family transcriptional regulator, which yields MMKLIKIDENSRVPKYQQIIDSIIHNISEGNLTMDQKIPSINMFSEEFYLSRDTVEKAYSILKERNIITSIRGKGFYISRTKLISKVNILFLTNKLSNYKLKIYNHFINKIGPNSFTDLHVYHCDETLFLNLLDKNKAAYDYFVIMPHFKTEDLKHITLTEKVIKAIKKLPEEKLIILDNVKPNFEGNNHIEIYQDFENDIYNALKEGLEKIKKYKKIILVYPKEAVYPYPKRILHGFRKFCVEYKLDFEILDKVYEDMILKKGDLFITIEEGDLVNLVKQAREDEFIIGEEVGIISYNDTPLKELLGITVMSTDFKIMGETAANMILHKTKGKLKVPFNFIDRESL from the coding sequence ATGATGAAACTAATAAAAATTGATGAAAACTCAAGGGTACCTAAATATCAACAAATAATAGATTCTATTATTCACAACATTTCAGAGGGAAACTTAACTATGGATCAAAAAATCCCTTCTATAAACATGTTTAGTGAAGAATTTTATTTATCAAGAGATACTGTTGAAAAAGCGTACAGTATTTTAAAGGAAAGAAACATAATAACTTCTATTAGAGGTAAAGGGTTTTATATTTCTAGAACAAAGTTAATTTCTAAAGTGAACATATTGTTCTTAACAAACAAACTTAGCAACTACAAATTAAAAATATACAACCATTTTATAAATAAAATTGGCCCTAATTCTTTTACAGATTTACATGTTTATCATTGTGACGAAACACTTTTTTTAAATCTATTAGATAAAAACAAAGCTGCTTATGACTATTTTGTGATTATGCCGCACTTTAAAACAGAAGATTTAAAACATATTACCCTTACAGAAAAAGTAATAAAAGCCATTAAGAAACTTCCAGAAGAAAAATTAATTATATTAGATAACGTTAAACCTAATTTTGAAGGCAACAATCATATTGAAATTTATCAAGATTTTGAAAATGACATTTATAATGCCTTAAAAGAAGGCTTAGAAAAAATTAAAAAATATAAAAAAATAATTCTTGTATACCCAAAAGAAGCAGTATATCCTTACCCTAAAAGGATTTTACACGGATTTAGAAAATTTTGTGTAGAATACAAATTAGATTTTGAAATACTTGATAAAGTCTATGAAGATATGATTTTAAAAAAGGGAGACCTTTTTATTACCATTGAAGAAGGTGATTTGGTAAATTTAGTAAAACAAGCTAGAGAAGATGAATTTATCATTGGAGAAGAAGTTGGTATTATTTCATATAATGACACTCCTCTAAAAGAACTTTTAGGAATTACAGTTATGTCTACAGATTTTAAAATTATGGGAGAAACTGCAGCCAACATGATACTACACAAAACCAAAGGAAAATTAAAAGTTCCCTTTAATTTTATTGATAGAGAATCTCTCTAA
- a CDS encoding sulfatase gives MNKKQQVLLVLGFSVLVLTSCIGNKGREHKDLAKVESETQTNPSPNIIFYLADDQDVYDYGCYGNDKVNTAAVDRLANEGMLFTNAFTGQAICAPSRSQLFTGKYPLKNGCFANHTATKPDVKSVTSHMKDLGYEVVLAGKSHVKPESVYQWDKEWEPVPKKDVPRDYIPLDSIEAYFKTSKKPFCMFITSKYPHGKYFDVENPNANDIKFYPFNEHKKNDKAYVKAKAGYYRSIEEDNTQIEKVLDLVDTYLDDNTLFIYSADHGVSGKFTVKDIGLKVPFVARWPKVIKPGSTSNQLIHYTDVLPTFMAIAGRQAPNDIDGNSFLPLLQGEDVEVNKYVYGVRTNQNILNSEVFPSRMIRDKRYKYIRNFNSIEVVNQNLTGKANVDYFIKRGANAHKNEPLEELYDLQNDPFEQNNLAKNPELNSIKENLKKAMFSWMKSQGDILNETIGNMPIITPKGNKGFKLDQDTPTRTIPDAVKNTLTKGDYIVIEHW, from the coding sequence ATGAATAAAAAACAACAGGTACTATTGGTATTGGGGTTTTCGGTTTTAGTCTTAACATCCTGTATAGGTAATAAAGGCAGAGAACATAAGGATTTAGCTAAGGTTGAAAGTGAAACACAAACCAACCCAAGCCCCAATATTATTTTCTACTTAGCCGATGACCAAGATGTCTACGATTACGGTTGTTATGGCAATGATAAAGTCAATACTGCTGCTGTGGATAGGTTAGCAAATGAAGGTATGCTATTTACTAATGCCTTTACAGGGCAAGCCATTTGCGCACCAAGCCGGTCGCAGCTATTCACGGGAAAATATCCGCTTAAAAATGGTTGTTTTGCAAATCATACCGCCACAAAACCCGATGTTAAGAGTGTTACGTCCCACATGAAAGATTTAGGATACGAAGTGGTTTTAGCAGGTAAAAGCCATGTAAAACCAGAAAGTGTCTACCAATGGGATAAAGAATGGGAACCCGTTCCTAAAAAGGATGTGCCTAGAGATTATATTCCTTTAGATAGTATTGAGGCATATTTTAAAACATCCAAAAAGCCATTTTGTATGTTTATTACCTCAAAATACCCACATGGGAAGTATTTTGATGTTGAAAACCCAAATGCCAATGATATTAAGTTTTATCCTTTCAATGAACACAAAAAAAACGATAAAGCTTATGTAAAAGCTAAGGCAGGTTACTACAGAAGCATCGAAGAAGATAACACACAAATAGAAAAGGTTTTAGATTTAGTTGATACGTATTTAGATGATAATACCTTATTTATTTACAGCGCAGATCATGGGGTTTCAGGAAAATTTACGGTTAAAGATATAGGTTTAAAAGTACCATTTGTAGCACGCTGGCCAAAGGTAATTAAGCCAGGGTCTACTTCCAATCAACTCATTCATTATACCGATGTTTTGCCAACTTTTATGGCCATTGCCGGCAGACAAGCACCTAACGATATAGATGGGAACAGTTTTTTACCACTGTTACAAGGTGAAGATGTTGAAGTAAACAAATATGTGTACGGGGTAAGAACCAACCAGAATATTTTAAATTCTGAAGTGTTTCCTTCTCGAATGATTCGCGATAAGCGCTATAAATACATCAGAAATTTTAATTCAATAGAGGTTGTTAATCAAAATTTAACAGGAAAAGCTAATGTAGATTACTTTATTAAAAGAGGAGCAAATGCACATAAAAATGAGCCTTTAGAAGAATTGTACGATTTGCAAAATGACCCATTTGAGCAAAACAATTTAGCTAAAAACCCGGAGCTTAATTCTATAAAGGAAAACTTAAAAAAAGCCATGTTTAGCTGGATGAAATCTCAAGGCGATATTTTAAATGAAACTATAGGAAATATGCCTATCATAACACCTAAAGGTAATAAAGGGTTTAAATTAGACCAAGATACACCAACCCGAACCATTCCAGATGCTGTTAAAAATACCTTGACAAAAGGTGATTATATAGTTATTGAGCATTGGTAA
- a CDS encoding bifunctional aldolase/short-chain dehydrogenase — protein MKEIVKNFKYVDYLWDDEKAASFGDNQVDLFLYRSNILGADLRITNYGGGNTSCKTIEKDPLTNEEVEVMWVKGSGGDIGTLTRSGIAGLYTGRLRDLKNVYQGLHDEDRMVGLFNHCIYDLNSKAPSIDTPLHGLLPFAHIDHLHPDALIAVAAAKDSEKVTKEIWGDTMGWVPWQRPGFDLGLQLEKCLNDNPGIRGIVLGSHGLFTWGDTSYECYMNSLEVIEMASEYIERKVKEKGSVFGGQKIESLPKEERYEKAAQIMPLLRGLCSSENRMIGHFSDTDVVMEYINSNDLERLAPMGTSCPDHFLRTKIQPLVLDLDKNEDLTNSEAVLKKLEPAFEAYRQEYIDYYNTCKKDNSPAIRDANPVIIIYPGVGMFSFAKNKQTTRVASEFYINAINVMRGAEAITEYTSLPRQEAFDIEYWLLEEAKLQRMPKEKPLSRKVALVTGAGGGIGKAIADKLAEEGANVVLTDINEEALVEANATYARDVATYAVCDVTNTDSIASAYKKACVEFGGVDIVVHSAGLAISKPLVDTTDKDWNILQNILVKGQFDLAKQFVGIVRKQGLGGDYIAIASKNGLVAGPNNVAYGTAKAAQQHMVRLMAAELAKDKVRVNTVNPDGVIVGSKIWEGAWAEGRAKANGITVEELPEFYAKRNLLNKIITPDDIAKGVFSLVAILDKSTGNIINVDGGMANAFVR, from the coding sequence ATGAAGGAAATAGTGAAAAATTTTAAATACGTAGATTATCTGTGGGATGATGAAAAAGCAGCCTCATTTGGTGATAATCAAGTTGATTTGTTTTTGTATAGATCTAATATTCTAGGAGCAGATTTAAGAATAACCAATTACGGTGGAGGTAATACAAGTTGTAAAACCATTGAAAAAGACCCTTTAACAAATGAAGAGGTTGAAGTAATGTGGGTAAAAGGTTCTGGAGGAGATATAGGTACGTTAACACGTTCTGGTATTGCAGGATTATATACAGGAAGACTTCGAGATTTAAAAAATGTATATCAGGGTCTTCATGATGAAGATCGAATGGTTGGTTTATTTAATCATTGTATTTACGATTTAAATAGTAAAGCACCTTCTATTGATACGCCTTTGCACGGTTTATTACCATTTGCACATATAGACCATTTACATCCAGATGCATTAATAGCCGTTGCGGCAGCAAAAGATAGTGAAAAAGTTACCAAAGAAATTTGGGGAGATACTATGGGTTGGGTGCCTTGGCAAAGACCAGGTTTTGATTTAGGATTGCAATTAGAAAAATGTTTAAATGATAATCCTGGAATTAGAGGAATTGTTTTAGGAAGTCATGGTTTGTTTACTTGGGGAGATACTTCATATGAATGTTATATGAATAGTTTAGAAGTTATTGAAATGGCTTCAGAATACATAGAAAGAAAAGTAAAAGAAAAAGGAAGTGTTTTTGGAGGACAAAAAATAGAAAGCCTACCAAAAGAAGAGCGCTACGAAAAAGCAGCTCAAATAATGCCGCTTTTAAGAGGGTTGTGTTCTTCAGAAAACAGAATGATTGGGCATTTCTCTGACACCGATGTGGTGATGGAATATATAAATAGTAATGATTTAGAAAGATTAGCTCCAATGGGAACTTCTTGTCCAGATCATTTCTTAAGAACTAAAATTCAACCTTTGGTTTTAGATTTAGATAAAAATGAAGATCTTACAAATTCTGAAGCTGTTTTAAAGAAATTAGAACCTGCATTTGAGGCGTATCGTCAAGAATATATAGATTACTATAATACGTGTAAAAAAGATAATAGCCCTGCAATACGTGATGCAAATCCGGTAATAATTATTTACCCAGGCGTTGGTATGTTTAGTTTTGCAAAAAACAAACAAACTACACGTGTTGCTAGTGAGTTTTACATTAATGCTATTAACGTAATGCGCGGAGCAGAAGCTATTACTGAATATACCTCTTTACCAAGGCAAGAAGCTTTTGATATAGAGTATTGGTTGTTAGAAGAAGCAAAGTTACAGCGTATGCCAAAAGAAAAACCCTTATCTCGTAAGGTTGCTTTAGTAACAGGAGCTGGTGGCGGAATTGGTAAGGCAATTGCAGATAAATTAGCAGAAGAAGGCGCTAATGTTGTGTTAACAGATATTAATGAGGAGGCTCTTGTTGAGGCAAATGCTACTTATGCAAGAGATGTAGCTACGTATGCTGTATGTGATGTTACAAATACAGATTCAATAGCATCAGCTTATAAAAAAGCCTGTGTTGAGTTTGGAGGTGTAGATATTGTTGTTCACAGTGCCGGTTTAGCAATATCTAAACCATTAGTAGATACAACTGATAAAGATTGGAATATTTTACAAAATATTTTAGTTAAAGGGCAGTTTGATTTGGCTAAACAATTTGTAGGCATTGTTCGTAAACAAGGTTTAGGTGGAGATTACATTGCCATAGCTAGTAAAAACGGATTAGTGGCGGGTCCAAATAATGTTGCTTATGGTACAGCTAAAGCCGCTCAACAACATATGGTGCGCTTAATGGCAGCAGAATTGGCAAAAGATAAAGTTAGAGTAAATACAGTTAATCCAGATGGCGTAATTGTAGGAAGTAAAATATGGGAAGGTGCTTGGGCAGAAGGACGCGCAAAAGCCAACGGTATAACTGTAGAAGAGTTGCCAGAATTTTATGCTAAAAGAAATCTATTAAACAAAATAATTACCCCAGATGATATTGCTAAAGGTGTATTTTCATTAGTGGCAATTTTAGATAAGTCAACAGGTAATATTATTAATGTTGATGGGGGTATGGCAAATGCCTTTGTTAGATGA
- a CDS encoding sulfatase, with protein sequence MNKIFLYLLSLVLVFTSCKDKNETSENSPSKTPKNILFIAVDDLRPELNFYGANHIKSPNLDQLSQESLVFNRAYCNIPVCGASRASLLTGTRPTRHRFIDYNTRADTDVPHAISLPKLLKQNGYTTISNGKIFHHNDDDSLAWDKRWFPKGNIRNYQLEKNIIENGNANLAMGGASAFEKADVDDTAYFDGQIAQKGIADLRKLKNKNKPFFLAMGFMKPHLPFNAPKRYWDLYNRNEIELPESYMQPESTPAEAFNNFGELRNYGNIPRKGKIPDSLAKELIHGYYACVSYVDAQIGLVLDELKRLELDDDTIVILWGDHGWNLGDHKLWCKHVTFETALRAPLIIKVPGKTRGESTNAIIEFIDIYPTLTELVGLETPATVEGTSFVPIINGKAFQKDWAVSKFKDAVTLIKGDLFYTEWTDDQGVAYARMLFDHKIDPLELDNLAEKPEYKELVKSLAVELREKWGNDFFK encoded by the coding sequence ATGAATAAAATATTTTTATATCTGTTAAGTTTGGTACTGGTTTTTACGTCCTGTAAAGACAAGAATGAAACCTCTGAAAACAGCCCGTCTAAAACACCAAAAAACATTTTGTTTATAGCGGTTGACGATTTAAGACCCGAACTAAACTTTTACGGTGCAAACCATATTAAATCGCCAAATCTAGATCAATTATCTCAAGAGAGTTTAGTATTCAATAGAGCTTATTGCAATATTCCTGTTTGCGGAGCTTCTAGGGCAAGTTTGCTTACAGGAACAAGACCCACAAGGCATCGGTTTATAGATTATAATACACGAGCCGATACTGATGTACCTCATGCCATATCTTTACCAAAATTATTAAAGCAAAACGGTTATACAACTATTTCTAACGGTAAGATTTTTCATCATAATGACGACGATAGTTTAGCTTGGGATAAAAGGTGGTTTCCAAAGGGAAATATTCGAAACTATCAGTTGGAAAAAAACATTATAGAAAATGGTAATGCAAATTTGGCTATGGGAGGTGCTAGCGCTTTTGAAAAAGCCGATGTTGATGATACAGCATATTTTGATGGACAAATAGCCCAAAAAGGAATAGCCGATTTGCGTAAATTAAAGAACAAAAACAAACCTTTTTTTCTAGCTATGGGGTTTATGAAACCGCATTTGCCTTTTAACGCGCCCAAAAGGTATTGGGATTTATATAATAGAAATGAAATAGAACTTCCTGAATCTTATATGCAACCAGAATCCACACCAGCAGAGGCGTTTAATAATTTTGGCGAATTGCGTAATTATGGAAACATTCCTAGAAAAGGAAAAATTCCTGATAGTTTAGCCAAAGAACTTATTCATGGGTATTATGCTTGTGTAAGTTATGTGGATGCTCAAATTGGATTGGTGTTAGATGAATTAAAACGGCTAGAATTAGATGATGATACCATTGTAATTTTATGGGGAGACCACGGGTGGAATTTAGGCGACCATAAATTATGGTGTAAACACGTAACCTTTGAAACCGCATTAAGAGCGCCTTTAATCATTAAGGTTCCCGGAAAAACAAGGGGAGAATCTACAAATGCCATTATAGAGTTTATAGATATTTACCCAACTTTAACAGAGTTAGTTGGTTTAGAAACGCCTGCTACGGTTGAAGGTACTAGTTTTGTGCCAATCATTAATGGAAAGGCTTTTCAAAAAGACTGGGCTGTGAGTAAATTTAAAGATGCCGTAACCTTAATTAAAGGTGATTTATTTTATACCGAATGGACAGATGACCAAGGAGTTGCTTATGCTCGTATGTTATTCGACCATAAAATCGATCCTTTAGAACTAGATAATTTGGCTGAAAAACCAGAATATAAAGAATTAGTTAAATCGCTTGCTGTAGAATTAAGAGAGAAATGGGGGAATGATTTTTTTAAATAG
- a CDS encoding sugar isomerase yields the protein MKIIKDQISDLNQKSLKNHEESFDFLASKLSKQGYDVESIVSKLAKFQVAIPSWALGAGGTRFGRFSFYGEPASLEQKIEDIGVIHSLTQTAGAVSLHIPWDIPSDYNAIKEKANALNIKFDAVNSNTFQDQKDAAETYKYGSLSNTSKSVREQAIQHNLDVINIGEKLGSKALTVWLADGSCFPGQNNFQTAFQNTQNSLIDIYKGLPDDWKMLVEYKPYEPNFYSTVIQDWGTSLMLANGCGDKAYTLVDLGHHLPNSNIEQIVSILQLKGKLGGFHFNDSKYGDDDLTVGSIKPYALFLIFNELVYGMENNPQNPELAWMIDASHNVKDPLEDLIQSLEAIQEAYAKALLIDQEALKEAQLDHDVVKCQEILQGAYRTDVRALLEKARLNTGGALNPINAYRGLDVRSNLIKERGKHTVATGL from the coding sequence ATGAAAATCATAAAAGACCAAATCTCAGATTTAAACCAGAAAAGCCTAAAAAACCACGAAGAAAGTTTTGATTTTTTAGCAAGTAAATTGAGTAAACAAGGATATGATGTAGAATCCATAGTGTCAAAATTAGCAAAATTTCAAGTAGCTATACCAAGTTGGGCTTTAGGAGCTGGTGGTACACGCTTTGGTAGATTTTCATTTTACGGAGAGCCTGCTAGTTTAGAACAAAAAATAGAAGATATTGGTGTAATTCACAGCTTAACTCAAACAGCAGGAGCTGTATCTTTGCACATTCCTTGGGATATTCCATCAGATTATAATGCTATTAAAGAAAAAGCAAATGCTTTAAATATTAAGTTTGATGCTGTAAATTCTAACACCTTTCAAGATCAAAAAGATGCAGCAGAAACATACAAGTATGGTTCTTTAAGCAACACAAGTAAATCTGTAAGAGAGCAGGCTATTCAGCATAATTTAGACGTTATTAATATTGGTGAAAAGTTAGGTTCTAAAGCTTTAACGGTATGGTTGGCAGATGGATCTTGTTTTCCTGGACAAAATAATTTTCAAACAGCATTTCAAAACACTCAAAATAGCCTAATAGATATTTATAAAGGCTTACCAGATGATTGGAAAATGTTGGTTGAGTATAAACCTTATGAACCAAATTTTTACAGTACTGTTATTCAAGACTGGGGAACATCCTTAATGCTAGCAAATGGTTGTGGTGATAAAGCTTATACTTTAGTTGATTTAGGACATCATTTACCAAATTCTAATATTGAACAAATTGTTTCTATTTTACAATTAAAAGGAAAATTAGGAGGTTTTCACTTTAATGATAGTAAATATGGAGATGATGATTTAACAGTTGGTAGTATTAAGCCATATGCTTTATTTTTAATTTTTAACGAATTGGTTTATGGTATGGAGAATAACCCACAAAACCCAGAATTAGCTTGGATGATAGATGCAAGTCATAACGTTAAAGACCCTTTAGAAGACTTAATTCAATCCTTAGAAGCTATTCAAGAGGCTTATGCTAAAGCATTGTTAATAGATCAAGAGGCTTTAAAAGAAGCACAGTTAGATCATGATGTAGTGAAATGTCAAGAAATTTTGCAGGGAGCCTATAGAACAGATGTAAGAGCGCTATTAGAAAAAGCACGCTTAAATACAGGAGGAGCCTTGAACCCAATCAATGCATATCGTGGGTTAGATGTAAGAAGTAACTTAATTAAAGAAAGAGGTAAACATACAGTAGCCACTGGTTTATAA
- a CDS encoding FGGY-family carbohydrate kinase, which yields MKQKVTAVFDIGKTNKKFFLFDKDFKEVHKEYISFDEIKDEDGHPTENLPALQKWLKNVFDRILEKKEFNVKAINFSTYGASLVHIDENGDPLTPLYNYTKPLPKSIVDSFFAKYGPKEEFLKATGCADLSMLNSGLQLYWLKQSKPEVFNKIKYSLHLPQYLSYIFTGIPLSEYTSIGCHTALWDYGKKDYHFWVYKEGLDKILPPIVSTETSINMNYNGHRIKIGVGIHDSSSALLPYVRSIKKKFVLISTGTWSITFNPFTEHPIASEVDESNVINYMRINGKPVKAARLFLGNEYKIQVEKLNKMFGVDDDYHRNVKFNYDTYSRIMKHFKHCFKWESITDSEMPIKTVYNYDNYEHAYHQLMIELVLLQIKCIKKAIGDDEISGLYVDGGFSDNDLFIKLLTHKFRDKKLRTTNASLGSALGAAISISDTKLNSKFLKKNYALKKHVPFIING from the coding sequence ATGAAACAAAAAGTAACTGCGGTTTTTGATATAGGAAAAACAAATAAAAAGTTTTTTCTATTTGATAAGGATTTTAAAGAGGTTCATAAAGAATATATTTCGTTTGATGAAATAAAAGATGAAGACGGGCACCCAACAGAAAACCTTCCTGCGCTTCAAAAATGGTTAAAAAACGTTTTTGATAGAATTTTAGAAAAAAAAGAGTTTAACGTTAAAGCTATTAATTTTTCAACTTATGGTGCTAGCCTTGTACATATAGACGAAAATGGAGATCCTTTAACACCTCTTTATAATTATACAAAACCTTTACCTAAAAGTATTGTAGATTCATTTTTTGCCAAATATGGTCCCAAAGAAGAATTTTTAAAAGCTACTGGATGTGCAGATTTAAGTATGCTTAATTCTGGACTTCAGTTGTATTGGTTAAAACAATCCAAACCAGAAGTTTTTAATAAAATTAAGTATTCACTTCATCTACCACAGTACTTAAGCTATATTTTTACAGGTATACCATTAAGTGAATATACAAGTATAGGTTGTCATACCGCTTTATGGGATTATGGTAAAAAAGATTATCATTTCTGGGTTTATAAAGAAGGTTTAGATAAAATATTACCCCCCATAGTTTCAACAGAAACCAGTATTAATATGAACTACAATGGTCACCGTATAAAAATAGGAGTTGGTATCCATGATAGTTCTTCTGCCTTGTTACCTTATGTAAGAAGTATTAAAAAAAAGTTTGTTTTAATATCTACGGGAACTTGGAGTATAACATTTAACCCATTTACAGAGCACCCAATTGCATCAGAAGTAGATGAGAGTAATGTTATTAATTATATGCGCATTAATGGTAAACCTGTAAAAGCAGCTCGTTTATTTTTAGGAAATGAGTACAAAATTCAAGTAGAAAAATTGAATAAAATGTTTGGGGTTGATGATGATTACCATCGTAACGTTAAGTTTAATTATGATACTTATTCCAGAATCATGAAGCACTTTAAACACTGTTTTAAATGGGAAAGTATTACAGACTCTGAAATGCCAATTAAAACAGTGTATAATTATGATAACTACGAACATGCTTATCATCAACTAATGATTGAATTAGTTTTACTACAAATAAAATGTATAAAGAAAGCAATTGGAGATGATGAGATTTCAGGGTTGTATGTAGATGGTGGTTTTAGTGATAATGATTTATTTATAAAACTATTAACTCATAAATTTAGAGATAAGAAATTAAGAACTACAAACGCATCTTTGGGTTCTGCACTTGGGGCAGCAATATCAATTTCAGATACTAAGCTTAACTCAAAATTTTTAAAGAAGAACTATGCACTTAAAAAACACGTACCATTTATCATTAATGGTTAG
- a CDS encoding sulfatase: MKLKYFLVIKIAILSLLTAPSVACSQAKKESNQKPNIIFIMADDLGWTDLSSPNTSLSNGSKYYETPNIDKLAEQGKSFAYAYAQQNCQPTRAALITGQYATGNQNGVYNVGSLKRASKGVVTAITPHTQNNYLKEDCISIFETLKNVGYHTAWFGKLHAIKTEEHASTYLGVDYNLALRKETNATVNGVKVKHEFFAQNDDNKGWIFNHDLLKPYAQPYDSAYIHNVLEPLKNGNDPWQLEGTPKHLTDALGDAVIDYIKDRSIKDAPFFAYIPFHAVHVSILPRPDLEAKYKSKIPQDPRHNRADYAAFVELLDQTVGRILNALEDPNGDGDTKDGIAKNTLVIFYSDNGGFMGPTDNRPLRLRKGTFYEGGVRVPLIFRYPGVIHPNTVNKTQEVHAIDFYPTLAEIAGAKLPNPKIHEINGKSVMPVLKEETDALDDKNELFWHFPGYMDVRNMPQSVIHYRHSNNQHYKLFYRYEDESYELYNLSNDISETTNLLSGNPNQEILDVALIMNNKLREWLIKNNAPTGTWTKHGEKVPYPLKDGINKYKN, from the coding sequence ATACAAGTTTGAGTAATGGCTCTAAGTACTATGAAACTCCTAACATAGATAAATTAGCAGAGCAAGGGAAGTCATTTGCTTATGCCTACGCTCAACAAAACTGTCAACCTACCCGTGCGGCGCTTATTACTGGGCAATATGCTACAGGTAATCAAAATGGAGTGTATAATGTAGGTAGTCTAAAAAGAGCTTCAAAAGGAGTTGTAACAGCTATCACCCCTCATACTCAAAATAATTATTTGAAAGAGGATTGTATTTCCATTTTTGAAACCTTAAAAAATGTGGGGTATCACACGGCATGGTTTGGAAAGCTTCATGCTATTAAAACCGAAGAGCATGCATCCACATATCTTGGTGTTGATTATAACTTAGCACTTCGAAAAGAAACAAATGCTACTGTAAATGGTGTGAAAGTAAAACATGAGTTTTTCGCACAGAACGATGATAATAAAGGTTGGATTTTTAATCACGACCTGTTAAAACCTTATGCACAGCCATACGATTCAGCATACATACACAATGTATTAGAACCTCTAAAAAACGGAAATGATCCTTGGCAATTGGAAGGTACTCCAAAACATCTTACCGATGCATTGGGAGATGCGGTTATAGATTATATAAAAGATAGATCAATAAAAGACGCTCCATTTTTTGCATATATTCCTTTTCATGCTGTACACGTTAGCATACTTCCGCGTCCAGATTTAGAGGCTAAATACAAATCTAAAATACCTCAGGATCCAAGGCATAATCGAGCGGATTACGCTGCTTTTGTAGAACTTTTAGATCAAACAGTAGGACGTATACTAAACGCGCTAGAAGACCCAAATGGAGATGGTGATACAAAAGACGGAATTGCCAAAAATACCTTGGTCATTTTTTACTCGGATAATGGTGGTTTCATGGGGCCTACAGATAATAGACCATTACGTTTAAGAAAAGGAACCTTTTATGAGGGTGGTGTTCGTGTCCCTTTAATCTTTAGATATCCAGGAGTAATACATCCAAATACAGTAAATAAAACTCAAGAAGTTCATGCAATCGATTTTTACCCTACACTAGCAGAAATCGCAGGAGCTAAATTACCAAATCCTAAAATACACGAGATAAATGGTAAATCGGTAATGCCTGTTTTAAAAGAAGAAACCGACGCTCTTGATGATAAAAATGAGTTGTTTTGGCATTTTCCAGGCTATATGGATGTGCGCAATATGCCTCAATCAGTTATTCATTACAGGCATTCCAACAATCAACATTATAAATTATTTTATCGTTACGAAGACGAGTCTTATGAGCTTTATAATCTTAGTAATGACATAAGCGAAACCACTAATCTTTTAAGTGGAAATCCAAATCAAGAGATACTTGATGTAGCGTTAATAATGAATAATAAGTTGCGAGAATGGCTCATAAAAAACAATGCCCCAACCGGAACTTGGACAAAACATGGAGAAAAAGTGCCGTATCCTTTAAAAGATGGCATTAATAAATACAAAAATTAA